A region from the Dromaius novaehollandiae isolate bDroNov1 chromosome 28, bDroNov1.hap1, whole genome shotgun sequence genome encodes:
- the LIMA1 gene encoding LIM domain and actin-binding protein 1 isoform X2 — protein sequence MEPSPFNRKQWISQSLRITAKELSLVNKNKSSALVERFSKYQKAAEEATAEKKRNSAENRPPRAQSGALSALRRRWESPAEAARGAAGSPAPPPGAEREPAAAPGPPGPPQRPAARSSRLRSRSPESGKMENCLGEPRREGEKPAGGEGADPAGRIEKCSVPLSKLKMMFEKGEAAQSKVPRDQRKTATSGRRISENSYSSEDFDVGQGEKSHSTSGHLIDSSPVLSPDKAESKKSLDMPRLTETSIKDRLAKYQAAVSKQGSATNLLAPVGENSLHFHSGLSEDGNIGLNLESETEVQKPGNTKQQNFGSKPLGQTDASLPKAMKKFQLPAKEICVGCQKTVYPMERLFANQQVFHISCFRCSYCNSKLSLGTYASLRGNIYCKPHFNQLFKAKGNYDEGFGHKQHKELWAGKTECEESLEKTAHVNAAESPQSPGVEDAPIAKVGVLAASMEAKASALPEREERPAETKKLRIAWPPPSDQSIQGSALDEGIKVFKPKWPPEEELSKPDVQEDVDLDLKKLRRSSSLKERSRPFTVAASFRTMSVKGHKTENLSSPPKAERDFLKRSEELEREVLTDKKQKEKKVENRNIQNAEKKNAEEEWELSDSKAVEHNLVENGQVSAEMDEEEPAVEEQQTLSEEFLEPNSPKHSSLANIKIANESSPNQNRKSQDVGFWEGEDMEDLSVEEQIKRNRYYEEDDEE from the exons ATGGAGCCCTCCCCGTTTAACAGAAAACAATGGATTTCACAGTCTCTGAGAATCACTGCCAAAGAGCTTTCTCTAGTCAACAAGAACAAGTCATCAGCTCTTGTGGAGAGGTTCTCCAA GTATCAGAAAGCAGCTGAAGAAGCcactgctgagaaaaaaagaaat AGCGCGGAGaaccggcccccccgcgcccagAGCGGCGCCCTGAGCGCGCTGCGGCGGCGGTGGGAGAGccccgcggaggcagcgcggggggccgcgggcagccccgcacCTCCGCCGGGCGCGGAGCGAGAGCCGGCGGCtgcccctggcccccccggcccgccgcagcgccccgccgcccgcagcagCAGGCTCCGAAGCCGCTCGCCGGAGAGCGGGAAGATGGAAAACTGCCTGGGAGAGCCCCGGCGGGAGGGGGAGAAGCCGGCGGGCGGCGAAGGCGCGGACCCCGCGGGGAGGATCGAGAAGTGCAGCGTCCCGCTGAGCAAGCTGAAGATGATGTTCGAGAAGGGCGAAGCAGCCCAGAGCAAG GTCCCTAGGGACCAGAGGAAGACAGCAACAAGTGGAAGGAGGATTTCTGAAAACAGCTACTCTTCAGAGGACTTTGATGTTGGCCAAGGAGAGAAGAGCCACAGTACCTCAG GACATCTCATAGATAGTAGTCCAGTACTCAGCCCAGATAAGGCAGAGAGCAAGAAAAGCCTGGACATGCCTCGCTTGACAGAAACTTCAATAAAGGATAGGCTGGCCAAGTATCAGGCAGCTGTGTCCAAGCAGGGCAGTGCCACCAACCTTCTG GCTCCTGTGGGTGAGAACAGCCTGCACTTCCATTCGGGTCTTTCTGAGGATGGCAACA TTGGACTCAACTTAGAGAGCGAGACAGAAGTTCAGAAACCTGGCAACACAAAACAGCAAAACTTTGGTTCCAAACCGCTTGGCCAGACAGATGCATCTCTGCCAAAAGCAATGAAG AAGTTTCAGTTGCCAGCGAAGGAAATCTGTGTTGGGTGTCAGAAGACCGTGTACCCAATGGAGAGGCTTTTTGCCAACCAGCAAGTGTTTCACATCAGCTGTTTCCGCTGTTCCTACTGCAACAGTAAACTCAG TCTTGGGACGTATGCATCTCTGCGTGGGAACATTTACTGCAAGCCTCACTTCAATCAGCTCTTCAAAGCTAAAGGTAACTATGACGAAGGCTTTGGACACAAACAGCATAAGGAATTATGGGCAGGCAAAACTGAATGTGAAGAATCCCTGGAGAAAACTGCCCACGTAAATGCAGCAGAAAGTCCTCAAAGTCCTGGAGTAGAAGATGCCCCAATTGCAAAAGTGGGAGTTCTGGCAGCAAGCATGGAAGCAAAAGCTTCAGCTTTgcctgaaagagaagagagaccGGCAGAAACAAAAAAGCTCAGGATTGCCTGGCCACCTCCATCTGACCAAAGTATTCAAGGAAGTGCCTTAGATGAAGGCATCAAAGTATTCAAACCCAAATGGCCCCCAGAAGAAGAGCTTTCTAAGCCAGATGTGCAGGAGGATGTGGATCTGGATCTCAAAAAGTTAAGAAGATCTTCCTCACTGAAGGAGAGAAGTCGTCCCTTCACAGTAGCGGCCTCATTTAGAACAATGTCTGTTAAAGGCCATAAAACAGAGAATTTATCTTCTCCTCCTAAGGCAGAGAGAGACTTCTTGAAAAGAAGTGAGGAACTGGAGAGAGAGGTCCTGacagacaaaaagcagaaagaaaagaaggttgAGAATAGGAACATCCagaatgctgaaaagaaaaatgcagaggaagaGTGGGAATTGTCTGATAGCAAAGCAGTAGAGCATAACTTGGTAGAAAATGGCCAGGTGAGTGCAGAGATGGATGAGGAAGAACCTgctgtggaagagcagcagactTTAAGTGAAGAATTTCTTGAGCCAAATTCTCCTAAACATTCCAGCTTAGCCAACATCAAGATTGCTAACGAATCATCTCCTAACCAGAATCGTAAATCCCAAGATGTTGGTTTCTGGGAGGGTGAAGATATGGAAGATCTATCTGTGGAAGAACAGATCAAAAGGAATCGCTACTATGAGGAAGATGACGAAGAATAA
- the LIMA1 gene encoding LIM domain and actin-binding protein 1 isoform X1, producing MEPSPFNRKQWISQSLRITAKELSLVNKNKSSALVERFSKYQKAAEEATAEKKRNSAENRPPRAQSGALSALRRRWESPAEAARGAAGSPAPPPGAEREPAAAPGPPGPPQRPAARSSRLRSRSPESGKMENCLGEPRREGEKPAGGEGADPAGRIEKCSVPLSKLKMMFEKGEAAQSKVPRDQRKTATSGRRISENSYSSEDFDVGQGEKSHSTSGHLIDSSPVLSPDKAESKKSLDMPRLTETSIKDRLAKYQAAVSKQGSATNLLNEIQASESELKNYKSEQKENMPPSLEDSISCQDGEKAPVGENSLHFHSGLSEDGNIGLNLESETEVQKPGNTKQQNFGSKPLGQTDASLPKAMKKFQLPAKEICVGCQKTVYPMERLFANQQVFHISCFRCSYCNSKLSLGTYASLRGNIYCKPHFNQLFKAKGNYDEGFGHKQHKELWAGKTECEESLEKTAHVNAAESPQSPGVEDAPIAKVGVLAASMEAKASALPEREERPAETKKLRIAWPPPSDQSIQGSALDEGIKVFKPKWPPEEELSKPDVQEDVDLDLKKLRRSSSLKERSRPFTVAASFRTMSVKGHKTENLSSPPKAERDFLKRSEELEREVLTDKKQKEKKVENRNIQNAEKKNAEEEWELSDSKAVEHNLVENGQVSAEMDEEEPAVEEQQTLSEEFLEPNSPKHSSLANIKIANESSPNQNRKSQDVGFWEGEDMEDLSVEEQIKRNRYYEEDDEE from the exons ATGGAGCCCTCCCCGTTTAACAGAAAACAATGGATTTCACAGTCTCTGAGAATCACTGCCAAAGAGCTTTCTCTAGTCAACAAGAACAAGTCATCAGCTCTTGTGGAGAGGTTCTCCAA GTATCAGAAAGCAGCTGAAGAAGCcactgctgagaaaaaaagaaat AGCGCGGAGaaccggcccccccgcgcccagAGCGGCGCCCTGAGCGCGCTGCGGCGGCGGTGGGAGAGccccgcggaggcagcgcggggggccgcgggcagccccgcacCTCCGCCGGGCGCGGAGCGAGAGCCGGCGGCtgcccctggcccccccggcccgccgcagcgccccgccgcccgcagcagCAGGCTCCGAAGCCGCTCGCCGGAGAGCGGGAAGATGGAAAACTGCCTGGGAGAGCCCCGGCGGGAGGGGGAGAAGCCGGCGGGCGGCGAAGGCGCGGACCCCGCGGGGAGGATCGAGAAGTGCAGCGTCCCGCTGAGCAAGCTGAAGATGATGTTCGAGAAGGGCGAAGCAGCCCAGAGCAAG GTCCCTAGGGACCAGAGGAAGACAGCAACAAGTGGAAGGAGGATTTCTGAAAACAGCTACTCTTCAGAGGACTTTGATGTTGGCCAAGGAGAGAAGAGCCACAGTACCTCAG GACATCTCATAGATAGTAGTCCAGTACTCAGCCCAGATAAGGCAGAGAGCAAGAAAAGCCTGGACATGCCTCGCTTGACAGAAACTTCAATAAAGGATAGGCTGGCCAAGTATCAGGCAGCTGTGTCCAAGCAGGGCAGTGCCACCAACCTTCTG AATGAGATTCAAGCCAGTGAAAGTGAACTCAAGAATTACAAATCTGAGCAGAAGGAGAATATGCCACCAAGTCTTGAGGACTCCATTTCCTGTCAGGATGGGGAGAAG GCTCCTGTGGGTGAGAACAGCCTGCACTTCCATTCGGGTCTTTCTGAGGATGGCAACA TTGGACTCAACTTAGAGAGCGAGACAGAAGTTCAGAAACCTGGCAACACAAAACAGCAAAACTTTGGTTCCAAACCGCTTGGCCAGACAGATGCATCTCTGCCAAAAGCAATGAAG AAGTTTCAGTTGCCAGCGAAGGAAATCTGTGTTGGGTGTCAGAAGACCGTGTACCCAATGGAGAGGCTTTTTGCCAACCAGCAAGTGTTTCACATCAGCTGTTTCCGCTGTTCCTACTGCAACAGTAAACTCAG TCTTGGGACGTATGCATCTCTGCGTGGGAACATTTACTGCAAGCCTCACTTCAATCAGCTCTTCAAAGCTAAAGGTAACTATGACGAAGGCTTTGGACACAAACAGCATAAGGAATTATGGGCAGGCAAAACTGAATGTGAAGAATCCCTGGAGAAAACTGCCCACGTAAATGCAGCAGAAAGTCCTCAAAGTCCTGGAGTAGAAGATGCCCCAATTGCAAAAGTGGGAGTTCTGGCAGCAAGCATGGAAGCAAAAGCTTCAGCTTTgcctgaaagagaagagagaccGGCAGAAACAAAAAAGCTCAGGATTGCCTGGCCACCTCCATCTGACCAAAGTATTCAAGGAAGTGCCTTAGATGAAGGCATCAAAGTATTCAAACCCAAATGGCCCCCAGAAGAAGAGCTTTCTAAGCCAGATGTGCAGGAGGATGTGGATCTGGATCTCAAAAAGTTAAGAAGATCTTCCTCACTGAAGGAGAGAAGTCGTCCCTTCACAGTAGCGGCCTCATTTAGAACAATGTCTGTTAAAGGCCATAAAACAGAGAATTTATCTTCTCCTCCTAAGGCAGAGAGAGACTTCTTGAAAAGAAGTGAGGAACTGGAGAGAGAGGTCCTGacagacaaaaagcagaaagaaaagaaggttgAGAATAGGAACATCCagaatgctgaaaagaaaaatgcagaggaagaGTGGGAATTGTCTGATAGCAAAGCAGTAGAGCATAACTTGGTAGAAAATGGCCAGGTGAGTGCAGAGATGGATGAGGAAGAACCTgctgtggaagagcagcagactTTAAGTGAAGAATTTCTTGAGCCAAATTCTCCTAAACATTCCAGCTTAGCCAACATCAAGATTGCTAACGAATCATCTCCTAACCAGAATCGTAAATCCCAAGATGTTGGTTTCTGGGAGGGTGAAGATATGGAAGATCTATCTGTGGAAGAACAGATCAAAAGGAATCGCTACTATGAGGAAGATGACGAAGAATAA